TGGTTTATCATCTATTTTTTCTGTAAAATCACCCACGGTGTCTGCTAAAATTCGCGTTCGGTCTAGTTGATCCGCGATTGAATTTTTAGGCGCATAGAGCATGTCACCTTTGTCGTCAATAACCATGAGATACCCTGATTTACCCAATCTCACATCGCGAACCATCTCAGCAATCAATCGCGATTTGAAATCGATAAGCACCACTCCCTGTACTGCTTGAGTCTCTGGATCAAGTACTGCGCGCACGAAAGAAACAACTTCTTCATCCTTATAGTTGGCATGACTCGTTACATTTCTTTTAACGGGATGTCCGATCAGTTTGAAGATGCCCTTAGCCGTGACTGCCTCTTGGTACCAGTTCTCACTAGTCAAATTTCGACTTGAGCGGGCATACATCTCGTTGCTCATGTATTCTCCATTGTTATTAACAATCATGATTCCCGCTATCTCGGAATGCAGTGTAGTAAAGCCTTGAAGGAACTTTAATGTATTATAGCGTTCCTGCTCTCCTGAAAAGGCACCAGCACCGTTAGCAAAAAATTTACCGATCTCCGGATTAAAAGATATTAAATAAGATACGTTCTGCATATTGCTAGCATGATAATCAAGAGATTTGTTCACGTTGCCAATCAATTGCGAGGTCTGACCATTCACTTGCTCTTCGATCGTGGAGCTAGTTACCCATGAGATTAACAGTCCTAGACATAAGGCAGGAAATATACTTATTAACAAAATATGCAGTATCAACTTGTCGCGAATAGACCAGTTATCGAACTGGAGCCATTTGGTTCGCATGTTTGTTCACCTCCAATACCAAACGACAAATGAGGTATTATTTTGCGTAGAAATGTTCGACATTGGACTTCGTGACGACCGATATACCGGTATCAATATAGGTTGGGAGTGGAGGTACCTGAGCTTGCTGCCAGTCCGCAACAGGTTCAACCAATGCATTTTTCAGATGAAATAACTGCATCAATGACCAGTAGCCCATGTTCCAGGTACCTTGAGCCATCGTGGCGGAAATAACGCCGTCCTTCACCATATCAAGTGTACCTTTATTGGTATCGAAGCTAATAACTTCTATATCCGTGCGATTGTTGTTAATTAATGCATTCCCCACACCCATGCCACCGACAGCTTCAGTTACGAATATTCCTTGCAGGTCTGGATACTTCAGTAATAATGCCCCCGTCTTGCTCTCGGAAACCACTTGATCCCCTTTGTCTTCAACTACTTCAATAACCTTTAGTTGGGGATATTGTTCTTCAAGCGTTTCAATGAATCCATTAACACGTTGTTGCTGATTCAATTGATTTTTCTGGGTAAGGATCACCACGGTACCTCTCTGCCCAACAAGCTCCCCCATCTTATGTGCTGCCGCTACTCCGGCTTCAAAATTATTCGTGCCCAGGAACGAATACGCCTTACTGTTGGGAACATTTGAATCGTATAATACGACGGGAATACCCGAAGAGACTGCTTTATCTATCACGTTGATCAATGCCTCTGAATTGATCGCCGACAGAACAATCCCTGCTGGTTTCTTGGCAATGACCTGCTCGAGCACCGTGACTTCTTCGTGTTCATCATATTGTGTGGCACCTCGATATTCTACCGATACACCTAGTGCCTCTGCCGCATCTTCAAAACCTTTCAAACAATTCTTCCAATATTCATTACCTGTTAAATAGTTCACCATGACGTATTTCTCGTCTGATTCCCCCCGCAAACCAACGGCCGAATCCATTGGATCAGTTGCACCCCGAGAATACGCTGAATATAAATAAATCAAAAATAGACTAATAAGAACAAAATAAAGAATAACTAATTTCTTCAACACTTCCCCTCCAGTGGCATACAAAGTGGTCGAGTCGTATATATCCAACCCTACATCATTATACTTTTTCAACAAAAATAAAGCGCTATCTTTGTCGAAAGTTAAAAACCGCACCCACAATCAAGTAGATGATCGCCGGTACGGTGACATGGATTTCATGGAAGTAGTTTATTAAGCTGTTGTTTTATTTTTATTATAGATATCAAATCCCACTGCAAGAAGCAAAACTAAGCCTTTGATTCCTTGCTGATAATCGATGCCGAGTCCGATCAGGGACATCCCGTTATTCATGACGCCCATAACAAGGCCGCCGATAATCGCACCAATTACTGTACCAACGCCACCCGCAGCAGATGCACCACCTATGAAACAAGCTGCAATCGCATCAAGCTCAAAGTTAACACCAGCCTTAGGCGTAGCTGCGTTCAAACGTGCAGTGAATATCAATCCTGCAAGGGCAGCCATAACACCCATGTTTACAAATACCCAGAAGGTCATTTTTTTCGTTTTGACCCCCGAAAGTCTGGCTGCCTTCTCATTTCCCCCAACTGCATAAATATGCCGACCCATTACCGTCTTTCGCATGATAAATGTGTATAACGCGACTAAGGCGAACAAGATAACAAGAACATTAGGAATTCCGTTGTATGCAGACAATACAAAGGTAAACAAATTAATAACGATCACAATAAGGGCTACTTTGCCGATAAATAAAGGAAGGGACAGTACTTCAAATTTATATCGTGTTTGTGTAATACGCGCCCTCCACTCCATAAAGAGGAACAATAACGAAAGTAGACCACCCAAGAGCAAGGTCAACATATGAACATTCCACTCGCCTGGAATATCCGGAATGAATCCTGAGCTGATTTTGCGGAATGTGTCTGGAAACGGCCCAATCGATTGGCCCCCAAGTGTTACCATGGTAAGTCCGCGAAACAATAGCATCCCTGCCAAGGTCACGATGAAAGACGGGATGCCAACCGTCGCTACCCAAAAGCCTTGCCACGCGCCGATTAACGCACCAAGGAGCAGACACAATACGATGGCTAGTGGAAACGGAATATGATAATTAACCATCATGATTGCGGACATAGCTCCAATGAATGCTGCAATTGACCCAACTGACAGGTCGATATGTCCTGTAATGATAACCAATAGCATTCCAATAACTAAAATCAAAATATAGCTGTTTTGCAGTACTAAATTTGTAATATTAAGGGGCTTAAGTAGTGTGCCGTCCGAAAGGATTTGAAATAACACCATGATTAGTATAAGTACTAGAAACATTCCATATTGCCGTACATTATTGCGAAGCAGTTTAGTTATGTTGCCCATCTTGTATTACCCCCTACTTTTGGTCATCAATTTCATTAATGCTTCCTGTGATGCATTCGCTCTATCTATTTCCCCAGTAAATCTTCCTTCGCACATCACGTAAATCCGATCACACATACCAAGTAGTTCTGGCAATTCTGAAGAAATCATCATAATTCCTTTCCCTGTATCGGCTAACTCATTGATAATCGAGTGAATTTCATATTTTGCACCTACGTCGATACCACGAGTTGGTTCATCCAATATGAGCAAATCGGGCTCGGAGAATATCCATTTACTAAGCACAACCTTTTGCTGATTACCACCGCTTAAATTACCCGTTTTTTGGAGTATGTTAGGAGCCTTAATATTTAGTTTTTTCCGAAATTGTTCTGCCACGACAATCTCACTGTTATCATCGATTACAAACCATTTAGAAATTTTGTTCATGGCAG
Above is a window of Paenibacillus segetis DNA encoding:
- a CDS encoding substrate-binding domain-containing protein, whose translation is MKKLVILYFVLISLFLIYLYSAYSRGATDPMDSAVGLRGESDEKYVMVNYLTGNEYWKNCLKGFEDAAEALGVSVEYRGATQYDEHEEVTVLEQVIAKKPAGIVLSAINSEALINVIDKAVSSGIPVVLYDSNVPNSKAYSFLGTNNFEAGVAAAHKMGELVGQRGTVVILTQKNQLNQQQRVNGFIETLEEQYPQLKVIEVVEDKGDQVVSESKTGALLLKYPDLQGIFVTEAVGGMGVGNALINNNRTDIEVISFDTNKGTLDMVKDGVISATMAQGTWNMGYWSLMQLFHLKNALVEPVADWQQAQVPPLPTYIDTGISVVTKSNVEHFYAK
- the mmsB gene encoding multiple monosaccharide ABC transporter permease; the protein is MGNITKLLRNNVRQYGMFLVLILIMVLFQILSDGTLLKPLNITNLVLQNSYILILVIGMLLVIITGHIDLSVGSIAAFIGAMSAIMMVNYHIPFPLAIVLCLLLGALIGAWQGFWVATVGIPSFIVTLAGMLLFRGLTMVTLGGQSIGPFPDTFRKISSGFIPDIPGEWNVHMLTLLLGGLLSLLFLFMEWRARITQTRYKFEVLSLPLFIGKVALIVIVINLFTFVLSAYNGIPNVLVILFALVALYTFIMRKTVMGRHIYAVGGNEKAARLSGVKTKKMTFWVFVNMGVMAALAGLIFTARLNAATPKAGVNFELDAIAACFIGGASAAGGVGTVIGAIIGGLVMGVMNNGMSLIGLGIDYQQGIKGLVLLLAVGFDIYNKNKTTA